The segment CCCGGGCGAAGGAATTGGAGCAGGGCGATTGGGGTGCGACGGCGGCTGCGTCCGCGGTGGCCCGCACTGTTGCATCGATCGTCACCAACGCCCTCGTCACGGCGGCCGTCACGGCCGCCCGGACCTGATCGGCCGCGCCGTGCCCGCGACTTTCCATCGCACAGTGCCCCTCGGCGAGCTGGACGTGTTCTACCGGGAGGCGGGTCCGCCTGATGCGCCCGTTCTCCTCCTGCTGCACGGCTACCCCACGAGTTCGCACATGTTCCGACACCTCATCCCCGCCTTGAGCGGTCGGTTCCGGGTCGTGGCACCCGATCACATCGGATTCGGGCGCTCGTCCGCACCCTCCGCGGAAGACTTCGACTACACCTTCGATGCGCTTGCCGACGTCACGCTCGGATTCGTGGACACCCTCGGCCTGACCCGATTCTCTGTGTATACGCAGGACTACGGAGCACCGATCGCCTGGCGCCTCGCGCTGGCGCGACCGGATTCCATCGAGGGTGTGATCTCGCAGAACGGGAACGCCTACGAGGAGGGCTTCGTACCGGAGTTCTGGGCGCCGATCTGGGCATACGGCGACGATCCCTCCCCCGAGAACGAGGCGGCTCTCCGTCCGGCCTTGGGACGGGCCGCTGTCGAATGGCAATACACGCACGGCGTTCCCGAGCCGGAGCGCGTGGATCCGGATGCGTGGGAGCACGACATCCGGCTGCTCGAGCGGCCGGGCGTCGACAGAGCACAGTTGGCTCTCTTCGGTGACTATCGCACCAACCGCGCTCTGTACCCTGCGCTCCAGGGGTGGCTGCGCTCCTCGCAGGTCCCCGTCCTCGCGGTCTGGGGCCGAAACGACGAGATCTTCGATGCCGCAGGCGCGGAGGCCTTCCGCAAAGACGCCGCGCGCGCGCGCATCGAGCTGATCGACGGCGGCCACTTCCTGCTCGAGTCGCACCTTGACGAGGTCGCGCGGCTGATCACAGAGTGGCGCGAGGGCTTCTGAGGGTACGAAGACGCGCGCAAGAACTCGTGTCCACGGCAAGCGAACTGCGGGCGGCGACCGTTGCCCGGTCACCGCCCGCAGTTCGTGCATGTCAGCGTGCGAGGAACTCCCGGAGCGCGGCGTTCACCTCGTCGGCGTGCGTCCAGAGCAGGCCGTGCGGAGCGTCCTCGATCTCGACGTAGTCGGCCTCGGGGAAGGCCGCATGGAAGCGACGGCCCGTGGCATCGATCGGGAGGATGTTGTCCTTCGTGCCGTGCAGGATCATCGACGGCTTGCCGCTGGCGCGCACGGCCTCGATGTCGGCGCGGAAGTCCTCGATCCACGACGGCACCACCGCGTAGGCGGCAACGGGAGCGCTGCCGATCGCGACGTTCCAGCTGGCCGTGACCGCTTCCTGACTGATGCGCGAACCAAGGGTCTCGTCGAGGTTGTAGAAGTCGCGGTAGAACTGGGTGAACCAGGCGTAGCGGTCACTCTCGGCGGCAGCCGCGATGCCGTCGAAGACGTCTTGCGGCACGCCGTCGGGGTTGTCGTCGCGCGCGACGAGGAACGGCTCGATAGACGCCAGGAACGCGAGTTTGGCGACGCGATCGTGCCCGAAGGTCGACACGTATCGCGCAAGCTCCCCGGTGCCCATCGAGAACCCGACGAGCACCACGTCTCGCAGGTCCAGTGTCTCGAGGACTGTGTTGAGGTCGGCCGCGAAGGTGTCGTAGTCGTACCCCGAGCCGACCTTGGACGACTGCCCGAAGCCGCGCCGGTCGTACGTGATGACGCGGTACCCGGCCGCGAGGAGTTCGCGTGTCTGGCGCTCCCAGCTGTGGCCGTTGAGCGGATAGCCGTGGATCAGCACGACCGGCTGTCCCGAACCCTGGTCCTCGTAATACACCTCGATCGGTGTGCTGTTCTCGGTTCCCACCGTGATGCGACCCATCGTCACGCCCTTCTGCCACTTCGTCCAGCCCGGTGCCGGCGAATCTTCACCCATCCGAAACCACGTTGTCGCCACATGGTCAACAGCGGATTCAGGCAGCAGATCAGTCGGCTCCGCCTGGTAGCCCATTCGGGCTGGAGCGTTTGACCTGGTGCTGGGAACATGGCCGTGAATTAGCGAATGGCTCAGAGCGAACGGACGAGTGAAGCGGGT is part of the Microbacterium sp. ET2 genome and harbors:
- a CDS encoding alpha/beta hydrolase, which gives rise to MPLGELDVFYREAGPPDAPVLLLLHGYPTSSHMFRHLIPALSGRFRVVAPDHIGFGRSSAPSAEDFDYTFDALADVTLGFVDTLGLTRFSVYTQDYGAPIAWRLALARPDSIEGVISQNGNAYEEGFVPEFWAPIWAYGDDPSPENEAALRPALGRAAVEWQYTHGVPEPERVDPDAWEHDIRLLERPGVDRAQLALFGDYRTNRALYPALQGWLRSSQVPVLAVWGRNDEIFDAAGAEAFRKDAARARIELIDGGHFLLESHLDEVARLITEWREGF
- a CDS encoding alpha/beta fold hydrolase, yielding MGRITVGTENSTPIEVYYEDQGSGQPVVLIHGYPLNGHSWERQTRELLAAGYRVITYDRRGFGQSSKVGSGYDYDTFAADLNTVLETLDLRDVVLVGFSMGTGELARYVSTFGHDRVAKLAFLASIEPFLVARDDNPDGVPQDVFDGIAAAAESDRYAWFTQFYRDFYNLDETLGSRISQEAVTASWNVAIGSAPVAAYAVVPSWIEDFRADIEAVRASGKPSMILHGTKDNILPIDATGRRFHAAFPEADYVEIEDAPHGLLWTHADEVNAALREFLAR